The Paenibacillus sp. FSL R7-0345 DNA segment TCTGATCGTTCTGATGGACCAGGGTATTATTCTGGAGCAGGGAAGTCCGCAGCAGGTGCTTGAGCAATCGCAGAATCCGCGGGTCCGGCAGTTTCTGAACAGGCTGAGCGGAGAAGAACTATAAAAGGCAGTCCGGGGTAATCCGGACTGCCTTTTACGGCCAGGATATCCATAGCCGGGGCTGATCAGCATTTGCGGTTAATTACCGGCTGCTGGCGTGCGTCCATTAAGATACTCCAGAGCGTTATAAAGCATGACTGCTGCTTCTGCGCGGGTAATCTCGCTTTTTGGATTAAAATTGCCTTTGGTATCAAGGACGTTGATCTTGTATTTAAGCGAACGCTGAATACTGCCCTGGTAGGACGGGGTCATCTGGGCTTCATCGTTAATCTCGGCAGGCACGATGTTGATCATCGGCAGATTGCCCGCCCGCTCCACACCCTGGACCAGCAGGCTGGTGAACAATTCCTTGGTCACCGGCTTGGACGGGTCAATGTCCGCCGGAATCTCAATATCATTATAGTGGGCATTGATGAATGCTTCGGCATACCAGGCATTGTCTTTCACTTTGCTGAATATGGCGCTGGCAACCGGAGCCTTGCTGAAGTCAATTGCCGCAAGGCTTAGCTGGAGGCCGCCGGAAATAAACTGCACCGCCTGGGCATTAGTGACGATGGAGCCGGGCAGAAACTGGGTATCGGACAGCCCCTTGATCAGCCCTTTCGACTTCAGCGAATTGATCTTGTCTCTGCCGTTCACATTATCAATATCCTTAAAGGTGCCGCCGGCTGCAAAAAGTGGACTCCCGAGCGAGAAGGAAAGGAGCGAAACGGTTGTAATCACTGCGAAAGCACGTTTTTTCATCATAACTGCTTCACCTCTGTATATA contains these protein-coding regions:
- a CDS encoding S-layer homology domain-containing protein → MKKRAFAVITTVSLLSFSLGSPLFAAGGTFKDIDNVNGRDKINSLKSKGLIKGLSDTQFLPGSIVTNAQAVQFISGGLQLSLAAIDFSKAPVASAIFSKVKDNAWYAEAFINAHYNDIEIPADIDPSKPVTKELFTSLLVQGVERAGNLPMINIVPAEINDEAQMTPSYQGSIQRSLKYKINVLDTKGNFNPKSEITRAEAAVMLYNALEYLNGRTPAAGN